GACTAGCGGTTGTGCTAGAAACCCTATGTAAACCCCTGACAAAACGGGATTCTTTCTCTACTCTTTTATTTCGACTTCACTTTGGTTTTTTCCTGCTTGATCTTCGTAATATTTCAGATTGACGCAAATAAAAACTCCGTATGTTCCACGTGGAACATACGGAGTTTTTATTTGCGGTTACACAAGCGGCAGCTTCAGCGGAGTGCCTGCTTTGCGCGGATATTTTTTTGGAGTGGCGTCTGTCTTATTGATGAGCACAATATAGCGCTCTGACTGTTCGAAAGGCAATTTGAAGGCATGCTCTGCACGGACCTTCGCTTTAAGCTCACGTAAACTTACAGCAGCCTCCTTTACCTCTTCCACACTTTGCGAGCCTTTCATGGCGGCAAAGGTTCCGTTCTTTCGCGTGAATGGCAGGCAAAATTCATTCAATACATTCAGACGCGCAACCGCTCTTGCCGTTACAAGATCGAAGGAATCCCTATACGCTGGCATTCTCGCGATATCCTCGGCACGGCCGTGAACACAGTTCACATTCTCGAGCCCGAGCTCTTGAACCAAATGGTTGAGGAATTGAATTCGCTTATTCAGTGAATCTACAATGACAACTTTCAAATGCGGGTAGCAAATCTTGAGTGGGATACTTGGAAAACCCGCTCCGGATCCGATATCGGCTATACTGCCTACTTCTTTCATATTAACGAAGAACGATAACGAGATCGAATCGTAAAAATGTTTCTCGAAGACGGCATCCCGTTCAGTTATACCCGTTAAGTTCATTTTCTCATTCCACTCCACCAGCAAGCGGTGGTAGGAGTCGAATTGCTCAAGCTGTTTCGGGGATAACAAAATACCGTTCTCCCCCAGCAGCTTTTCAAACCATACATGCGTCTCTGTCATCATTGCCCTCTCGCTGCCGTCACACGGTTATAGTGTTCCAAATAAACAAGCAAAATGGAAATGTCTGCCGGAGTGACGCCTGCAATCCGCGATGCCTGACCGATCGACAAAGGGCGGATATCCGCCAGTTTTTGTTTTGCTTCCGATGCCAAACCATGCACTTCACTGTACACAATATCATCCGGAATTTTCTTTTTCTCCATCTTGCTCAAGCGTTCAACCTGATGCAGCTGCTTCTCAATATAGCCAGCATACTTGATCTGAATTTCTACCTGCTCCTTCATTTCTTCCGTCAACGGAAGCTCCGAAGGCGACAACTGCTCGAGCAGCGCGTAAGACAATTCCGGACGGCGAAGCAGCGACAAAGCATCCATTGTAAAAGCAATAGGCGCTGAGTTGGCAGCATCGAGTACCGGCTGAGCAACCTCTGGCTTAATTTTCACCGTGCCAAGCCGTTCGATTTCTTGAGCCACAAGTTCTTTCTTATTAAGAAAAGCCTGATAACGTTCTTCTGAAATAAGTCCGATTTCATAGCCGGTCGGAGTTAAGCGAAGATCTGCATTATCATGACGAAGCAGCAAACGGTATTCGGCACGGGAGGTCAGAAGACGATAAGGATCGCTAGTGCCTTTCGTCACCAGATCATCAATCATTACGCCGATATAGCCTTGGGAACGGTCGATAACAACCGGCTCTTTCCCCTGCACTTTGCGCGCTGCATTAATACCCGCAATAATGCCTTGGCCTGCTGCTTCCTCATAACCGGAAGTGCCGTTGATTTGTCCAGCCGTGAATAATCCGTCAACCAGCTTTGTCTCCAGCGAAGGCCATAGCTGCGTCGGTACAACCGCATCATATTCGATCGCATAGCCGTTACGCATCATCTCAACTTTTTCCAAACCTGGAATAGATCTCAAAATACCAAGCTGTACATCCTCTGGCATACTTGTCGAAAGCCCTTGTACGTAATACTCCGACGTATGCTTGCCTTCCGGCTCCAGGAAAATTTGATGCTTTGGCTTATCTGCGAAACGAACGATTTTATCTTCAATAGAAGGACAATAACGTGGGCCTGTGCCTTCAATTGCTCCGGAGAACATAGGGGCACGGTGCAAATTATCGTTAATGATTTTATGGGTAGCCTCCGACGTATACGTCAGCCAGCAAGGAAGCTGTTCATTGTCGGAGGATTTCGTTTCATATGAGAAAAATTTCGGATTATCATCGCCCGGTTGAATTTCCGTTTTCGAGAAATCAATCGTATCCTTATGCACGCGCGGCGGTGTTCCTGTCTTGAAGCGCGCGAGCTTAAAGCCCAACTCCTTCAAGCTTGCAGACAGCTTAACAGATGGCTGCTGGTTATTCGGGCCGCTCTCATACATCAGCTCGCCCATAATAATTTTGCCGCGCAGGTAAGTACCCGTCGTAATAACAACGGCTTTGGCCCGGTAGATAGCGCCTGTTTTTGTTACGATACCGGCAATTTTGCCGTCTTCGACAATCAGATCTTCCGCCATGCCTTGGCGAAGCGTCAGATGATCCGTTTCCTCGATTGTCTTCTTCATCGTATGCTGATAGGAGAACTTATCCGCCTGCGCGCGCAACGCGTGAACAGCAGGTCCTTTACCCGTATTTAACATCCGCATTTGAATAAATGTTTTATCAATATTGCGGCCCATTTCTCCGCCTAACGCATCAATCTCGCGGACGACATGTCCTTTTGCAGGTCCCCCGATAGACGGGTTACATGGCATAAAGGCCACCATATCCAGGTTGATTGTAAGCAAAAGCGTCTCGCAGCCCATTCGAGCGGAAGCAAGCGCTGCTTCCGCTCCGGCATGACCCGCCCCGATTACAATCACTTCATATTGCCCAGCTTCATAGGTCATTTTTCTTATCCCTCCAATTCATCGAACCGCTCACGGGATACAAACCCTGCCGGTCGTCATCGTTATTTCTTTATTTTCCTAAGCAGAACTGCGAGAAGATCTGGTCGATCAACGAATCGCCAACCTCATCCCCTAATATTTCGCCAAGTGATTCCCAAGCCGAACGTACATCGATCTGAATCAAGTCAATCGGAATGCCGGCATTCGACGCATCAATGGCATCAATAAGCGACTGCTGCGCCCGCTTCAACAAAGAAATATGCCGAACATTGCTGACATATGTCAAATCTCCGGAGTCAAGCTGACCTTCAAAGAACAGCTTGCTGATCGCTTTCTCCAGCCGATCCAGTCCATCTTCTTCGCGCACCGACATGCGGACAATACGCTCTTCATCGATCAATGCCTCAATCTCAGCCATCTCGAGCTTCGATTCCAAGTCCGATTTATTAATAATAAGGATAAGCTGGCGGTCCTTCACCTTCTCCAGGAGCGCTCGGTCATCCTCATGAATAGGCTCATTATTGTTAAGCACGAACAAGATCAAATCGGCTTCTTCCAGCGCATTATGAGAACGTTCTACGCCAATTCGTTCCACGACATCGTTTGTTTCGCGAATACCTGCCGTATCAAGCAGTCTAAGGGGAATATGATTAAGCGTCACATACTCCTCGATAACATCCCGCGTTGTACCGGGAATATCCGTCACGATCGCTTTATTCTCCTGTGC
This region of Paenibacillus sp. JDR-2 genomic DNA includes:
- the rsmG gene encoding 16S rRNA (guanine(527)-N(7))-methyltransferase RsmG, with the translated sequence MTETHVWFEKLLGENGILLSPKQLEQFDSYHRLLVEWNEKMNLTGITERDAVFEKHFYDSISLSFFVNMKEVGSIADIGSGAGFPSIPLKICYPHLKVVIVDSLNKRIQFLNHLVQELGLENVNCVHGRAEDIARMPAYRDSFDLVTARAVARLNVLNEFCLPFTRKNGTFAAMKGSQSVEEVKEAAVSLRELKAKVRAEHAFKLPFEQSERYIVLINKTDATPKKYPRKAGTPLKLPLV
- the mnmG gene encoding tRNA uridine-5-carboxymethylaminomethyl(34) synthesis enzyme MnmG, encoding MTYEAGQYEVIVIGAGHAGAEAALASARMGCETLLLTINLDMVAFMPCNPSIGGPAKGHVVREIDALGGEMGRNIDKTFIQMRMLNTGKGPAVHALRAQADKFSYQHTMKKTIEETDHLTLRQGMAEDLIVEDGKIAGIVTKTGAIYRAKAVVITTGTYLRGKIIMGELMYESGPNNQQPSVKLSASLKELGFKLARFKTGTPPRVHKDTIDFSKTEIQPGDDNPKFFSYETKSSDNEQLPCWLTYTSEATHKIINDNLHRAPMFSGAIEGTGPRYCPSIEDKIVRFADKPKHQIFLEPEGKHTSEYYVQGLSTSMPEDVQLGILRSIPGLEKVEMMRNGYAIEYDAVVPTQLWPSLETKLVDGLFTAGQINGTSGYEEAAGQGIIAGINAARKVQGKEPVVIDRSQGYIGVMIDDLVTKGTSDPYRLLTSRAEYRLLLRHDNADLRLTPTGYEIGLISEERYQAFLNKKELVAQEIERLGTVKIKPEVAQPVLDAANSAPIAFTMDALSLLRRPELSYALLEQLSPSELPLTEEMKEQVEIQIKYAGYIEKQLHQVERLSKMEKKKIPDDIVYSEVHGLASEAKQKLADIRPLSIGQASRIAGVTPADISILLVYLEHYNRVTAARGQ